The Pseudomonadota bacterium genomic sequence GAAATTTTCTGATGAGATATACCTGGATTTGCCCTGACAGCTTAAGCATACTGATCCATCTTTTTGAGGATAGGCTTCTCCGCAGTTAGTACATACAATTATTGCACCTTTGCTGTGCTTGCCCAAATATTTACTATCAATAGTTATACTTTGTATTCCACAGATATCAGCGCCTGCTTCCTCGATTTGTTCTAAAAGCAAATCTTTGTTCTGTTCGCTTTTTGTTTTGAGCTTAAAAAGCCAGCTTTTAATCTCCGGATAGTTTTCCAGCTTTTTCGGATCTAAATAAACACGAACCCCTTCTCCGGTAAATTTATCATAAAGGCTTAAGGCAAACAGGCCTAAATTGTTTACTGTAACCCTGCCGTTTCCTGTGGTACATGGTGTAAGTACCTGAATAGCATCAGGAAGACAGCTGGAAGTCTCACAAAGAGCCTCGAAAAGTACTCCTTCAGGCATATGCTGCAATGCATAATCGACCATTATTCCTCCGACAAGGATTCCCGGAGCTGGGTATCCATGAAAATCTTTGGCAGCAGCCACATACTCTTTAAAAGAATAATGGCCAATCATTTTTTTATTATTTTTCATTACTTTTTCCCAAATATATTTTTTTAAAATTATATCGACACATAAGGTGCTATTTGCACTTGCCTGTGCAACATTACTCATGGATGAATCATTTTCAACAAATAATTCCTCTTTTGAAAAGAATTGATACTAACGCATGGGTATATGCTATTCATCAAAGATTACAGGATCAAGTACAATAGCTCTATATGCACAAACCTTTGTGCACTTATTACATCCAACACATATGGAACCACGCTTTAGTCTTGTTTTTTTTAGTTTCTCATCAAAGATGATGTATTGTTTTGAGCAAACTACAATGCATTTTTTGCAACTTTGACATTTATCAGATTTAATCCGAATTCTATAGGCTAAATGCTTCTTTGCCTGTGCTACGGTATTCAACGGATACCTCCTCTTGACTCTTCTTGAAAACAACCCAATCCGGCTTCCCCGGTTTTTGAAATCAGATAAATTTATATAATACAAGATTGTATCAATTATCAAATACTAATGTGCTTTATTAATATATTGATAGCTTTTTTAAAATAAAATATGCATTAATGAAAATTCGTAAAAGTTGTGATACTTGCAAGAATAGGAATATTGAAATATAAGAGAGTTGGATTTATTACATTGATAATAATTGCTTTATTAAAGGCCATCAAAAACTACGGAAATAAAAATGAAATCAAAAGACATCGGATTTAAACTTATTGCCATTGATTCATGCGGTGCAAGACGGGGGGAATTTCAAACGGCTCACGGCATAGTGCATACTCCTGCCTTTATGCCTGTGGGCACCGCCGGATTTGTACGATCTATTACTCCAAGAGATGTTGCCGAAACGAATTCCGAAGTTGTGCTTGCAAACACTTATCATCTTTCCATCGGTGAAAGACTTGCTACGGTTAAACGATTGGGAGGTCTTCACCGTTTTATGGGCTGGAATAAAACCATACTTACCGACTCAGGCGGTTTTCAGGTTTTTTCTCTTCCCGGAAAAGAAATAAGCGATGACGGCGTTTCTTTTTCCTATGAGGAAGGCGGAGAACGCATTTTCTTTTCTCCTGAGCGCTCAATGGAAATTCAGCGTGATCTTGGAGCAGATATCGTAATGGCTTTTGATGAATGTGTCGAACATACGGCTTCAAGAGAATATATACGGCAATCGGTTGAACGGACTACCGAATGGGCAAAACGCTGCCGAAAAGTTGAATTAAAAGAATACCAGTTTATGTTCGGAATCGTTCAGGGCGGTATTTTTCCTGAACTTCGGCAAAAAAGTGCTGCCGGAATCACCTCGATTCCTTTTGACGGTTATGCGATAGGCGGAGTCAGCGTAGGCGAGGGTTTCGAGCTTATGAAAAAAGTGGTTGAAATCACAGCACCTTTATTACCGGAACATAAACCCAAGTATTTAATGGGGGTTGGACTTCCTGAAGATTTGCTTGCAGCGGTAAAAGGCGGAATGGATATGTTCGACTGCGTAATTCCTACAAGATACGCCAGACAAGGAACCCTTTTTACACGAATGGGTAAAATCAGAATTCTTGATAAAACCTACCGTAAAGACAAGTTTCCCCTTGATACAAAATGTCAGTGCTACACATGCAAAACATATCCACGAATGGTTCTGCGTTATCTGCTGTTTTCCCGCGATCCTCTTGCTGAAACACTTCTTACCATTCACAACCTGACCTTTTATCAGGATTTAATGAAAGACATAAGAAACGCCATAAAACAAAACCGCTATGATGATTTTTGCGAAGAATGGCTTGAAGTGTATAAGAAAAAAAGCAAAAAGAACCAAGCTATCGAGTAAAACTCAACCCGAAAAGCAGTTGGCCTCAGTAAAGCTCTATGAAAGGGGTATGCAAAGAAAAATGCGGCGGGGTGTAAAACCCCGCCCTACATCATCTGCTGTTACTGTAAAACCAATCTACCGATCCTCAATATCATATCTTGTATCTTCTTCGACATTCATTATTTTTTCTTCGATATTCGATATTTTAATTATTTTTTAGCGCTTATGACCCCCGGTTTCTGATACCTGCCCCCTGATCCTTGGACACTCTATTTAGTTTTTCTCATCATATCCTTGTTAGCTGCCTGTACTTAATCCGGTGAGGCTGGTTTGCCGCAGCCCCTAAACGAGCTTTCATATCCGCTTCATATTCGGAGTAGTTTCCTTCAAACCATACTACTTTGCTGTTTCCTTCAAAAGCTAGTATATGGGTTGCTATCCTGTCAAGAAACCACCTGTCATGACTTATCACAACCGCACAACCTCCGAAGTTCTCAAGCGCTTCTTCCAAAGCCCGCATGGTGTTTACATCAAGGTCATTTGTAGGTTCATCAAGAAGAAGTACATTAGCACCTTCTTTTAACATACGTGCAAGATGCACCCTGTTTCTTTCTCCGCCTGAAAGCAATCCGACTTTTTTCTGCTGATCGGTTCCTGAAAAATTAAACTTAGACACATAGGCGCGCGAGTTTACTTCCTTGTTTCCTAACATAACGATATCAAGCCCTTCAGAAATTACTTCCCATATACTTTTTGACGGGTCAAGAACATCCCTGCTTTGATCAACATATGCCGTTTTTACGGTTTCTCCGATTTTAATTTCTCCCGAACCAGGCTTGTCTTGCCCTACTATCATTCTAAACAACGTAGTTTTTCCGGCGCCGTTAGGGCCAACAACTCCGATTATACCGCCTGGAGGAAGAGAAAAAGTCATGTTTTCAATAAGGAGATTATTATCAAAGCCTTTAGATACATCTTTTGCCTCTATTACTATATTCCCGAGACGGGGTCCGGGTGGAATGTATATTTCAAGATCTTTCGCTCTTTTTTCAACTTCCTGGCCAAGAAGAGTTTCGTAAGAATTAATACGCGCCTTGGATTTAGCATGACGTCCTTTAGGCGACAGCCTGATCCATTCAAGCTCTCTTTGCAATGTCTTACGGCGCTCGCTCGTAGTCTTTTCTTCCTGTGCGAGTCTTGCCTGCTTTTGCTCAAGCCATGACGAATAGTTTCCTTTCCAGGGAATTCCGTGGCCTTTATCCAGCTCAAGTATCCAACCGGCAACATTATCAAGAAAATACCTGTCATGAGTCACGGCAATAATTGTTCCAGCATAATTTTTCAGATGATGTTCAAGCCATGCAACAGATTCTGCGTCAAGATGGTTTGTAGGCTCATCAAGAAGCAGAATATCCGGTTTTTGAAGTAGTAACCTGCAAAGTGCGACACGTCTTTTCTCGCCGCCTGATAACACCTTAACAGCCGTATCTCCGGAAGGGCACCTAAGGGCATCCATAGCCATCTCAAGGCGTGCATCAAGATCCCAGGCATCAAGCACATCAAGTTTTTCCTGCACTACGCCCTGGCGCTCGATAAGCTTATTCATTTCATTATCTGACATAGGCTCTGCAAATTTTTCATTTATGCTGTTATATTCATTAACAACATCAACTATATCCTGCACTCCTTCTTCAACTATTCCCTTCACAGTCTTGTTTTCATCAAGTATCGGCTCTTGCTCCAGAAAACCTATAGTGTGTCCGGGAGAAAGAATTGTCTTTCCAACAAATTCATTGTCAACCCCGGCAAGAATCTTAAGTAATGAGCTTTTGCCTGAACCGTTTAAGCCAAGAACTCCAATCTTTGCACCATAAAAATAAGAAAGATTGATATCTTTAATAATAGGTTTCTTGTCATAAAATTTACTTACCCCAATCATGGAATATATTATTTTGTTAGGATCATTACTCATCTTCTTTAAATTTCTCCTTATTCACAAAAGCCGCCTGGCATTTCTCTCAGGAAGCCCTGCTTTTATAATTTTATTTACTACAGAATTAATATCGTAAGAGATATATTTTACTTCAATTGAATCATTTAATGTATCCCATATAATATATTTGGCATGCTTGTCACCGTCTCTTGGCTGCCCCACGCTTCCGGCGTTTATTATATAGCGCTTATCGGCGCAAAGCTGCGTTACGCCTTTATCCAGAACGTTATGTGCTATAGCACTTCCATCAATTTCAATTAATCTTAAGCTATGCGTATGACCTATAAAACATACCCTCTCCTCGTATTTTCCTAAAGCATCAAATATCCCTTTTTTGTCAAATTCAAACATATATTTTGTCGGCGATTCCGGAGGAAAACCGTGAACAAAACGAGAACTGTAAGTTAGTATGCTTTTCTTAAGGTTTTTAACAAAACGTAAAGATTCTTCTTTTAGCATACCTATTGTGATTAGCATAGAACGGTATGCAGAAGGATTAAATCTTGATAGATACTCCCGATTGATAATACATAGTTCATGGTTTCCCAAGACAGTTGGTATATTACGATCACAAATCATTTTGATGGTTTCATTCGGTTCAGGCCCGTAACCTATGACATCACCAAGACAAACTATTTTATCTGCACCCGAAATATCGATATCGGCCAGAACTGCTTCAAATGCTTCTGCGTTGCCATGAATATCCGAAACAACTGCAAGTTTCATAAAGCTCCGTAAGAATATCAGCGGTCTTTTTTCTGTGCCCTGTAAATGCTTTCGTTTACTTCAAGTTCAAACAGATTTTCGCCAAGTAAATTAAGAATCGCTTTCCCTTCTTCTGTTCCTGCAAGAACCGGATGCCTGCCTCTTAAATGAGCAAAATCCGTATATTCTAGGAAACTCTTAAGTCCTTCGATTTTTTCTTCCAACTCAGAATCTGTCGATTCAGAATTTTCGAAAAATTCGGTAATGCTATTATTATATAGGCGCTTAGCCTCTGTTTCTATGCAATGCCCGGATAGATTCATTTTAATTTTCATAAGTACACCAGTTTATGATTTGTAAAATCTACATGATACCGGTTTAATAATGTGAGTTATATGCTTTCTTCCATGGATCACGACGAAGTGCTTCAGCATTTGCAAGCGCTAAATACAGCGCTCCCACAGCAAGCTCTGCACAATGAAAATGATTTTCGGGCAGAGTTTCAAGATATTCGGCCACAGCTTCAGGAGTAACATCCCAAGCCTTTTCCAGTGTTTTCCCCTCTACCATATCAATAAGCGTATTTGTACATGCAACAGTGTTAATACATCCGTTGATATGATATGAAGCTGTTTCAATAATATCGCCACGGGTTATTATAAAAAGCTCAATGGTATCTCCGCAATCGCCCTCTTTTTTGCCATAACCATCCGGGGTTTTAATGATTTCATTTTTATCATTCATAAAAGCCATTTTCAGGAATTTATCAGAATGATTTTGCCAAAAATCAGATACTTCTGTGCTCATTTTTTTCTCCAAAACAATTGTCTTATAAATATTATAGAGGTAAATAATAATTTTAAGAATATATTTTTACATATTTAATTAAGTCTTTTAATAAAACCACAATAGCATTGCAAGCTTTATAAAAGCGGTAAACATGTTGCCTTTTGTCTATTTTCGTTTTATTCGTTAAACCATTTTCTTAATTGTGGGATATACTCATCGGGAAAAGCGTGTTCTACACCTGGCATTTTTACTATAGTTACATCAGGTTGCCAGCCCATTGCGTGATTTGCATCCACAAAATCAAGCAAATGGCGCCGCCATTTGTATCTGCGGCTTCCGCCAACAAATTGGATAAAGCGCTTTTTTCGAACAACTATTTTATGACCGCTTGTAATGTAACAACCTCCGTCTAAAAGATAGAAGCCTG encodes the following:
- a CDS encoding formylmethanofuran dehydrogenase subunit E family protein; this translates as MIGHYSFKEYVAAAKDFHGYPAPGILVGGIMVDYALQHMPEGVLFEALCETSSCLPDAIQVLTPCTTGNGRVTVNNLGLFALSLYDKFTGEGVRVYLDPKKLENYPEIKSWLFKLKTKSEQNKDLLLEQIEEAGADICGIQSITIDSKYLGKHSKGAIIVCTNCGEAYPQKDGSVCLSCQGKSRYISSENFNHRL
- the tgt gene encoding tRNA guanosine(34) transglycosylase Tgt; translation: MGFKLIAIDSCGARRGEFQTAHGIVHTPAFMPVGTAGFVRSITPRDVAETNSEVVLANTYHLSIGERLATVKRLGGLHRFMGWNKTILTDSGGFQVFSLPGKEISDDGVSFSYEEGGERIFFSPERSMEIQRDLGADIVMAFDECVEHTASREYIRQSVERTTEWAKRCRKVELKEYQFMFGIVQGGIFPELRQKSAAGITSIPFDGYAIGGVSVGEGFELMKKVVEITAPLLPEHKPKYLMGVGLPEDLLAAVKGGMDMFDCVIPTRYARQGTLFTRMGKIRILDKTYRKDKFPLDTKCQCYTCKTYPRMVLRYLLFSRDPLAETLLTIHNLTFYQDLMKDIRNAIKQNRYDDFCEEWLEVYKKKSKKNQAIE
- the ettA gene encoding energy-dependent translational throttle protein EttA → MSNDPNKIIYSMIGVSKFYDKKPIIKDINLSYFYGAKIGVLGLNGSGKSSLLKILAGVDNEFVGKTILSPGHTIGFLEQEPILDENKTVKGIVEEGVQDIVDVVNEYNSINEKFAEPMSDNEMNKLIERQGVVQEKLDVLDAWDLDARLEMAMDALRCPSGDTAVKVLSGGEKRRVALCRLLLQKPDILLLDEPTNHLDAESVAWLEHHLKNYAGTIIAVTHDRYFLDNVAGWILELDKGHGIPWKGNYSSWLEQKQARLAQEEKTTSERRKTLQRELEWIRLSPKGRHAKSKARINSYETLLGQEVEKRAKDLEIYIPPGPRLGNIVIEAKDVSKGFDNNLLIENMTFSLPPGGIIGVVGPNGAGKTTLFRMIVGQDKPGSGEIKIGETVKTAYVDQSRDVLDPSKSIWEVISEGLDIVMLGNKEVNSRAYVSKFNFSGTDQQKKVGLLSGGERNRVHLARMLKEGANVLLLDEPTNDLDVNTMRALEEALENFGGCAVVISHDRWFLDRIATHILAFEGNSKVVWFEGNYSEYEADMKARLGAAANQPHRIKYRQLTRI
- a CDS encoding metallophosphatase family protein, translated to MKLAVVSDIHGNAEAFEAVLADIDISGADKIVCLGDVIGYGPEPNETIKMICDRNIPTVLGNHELCIINREYLSRFNPSAYRSMLITIGMLKEESLRFVKNLKKSILTYSSRFVHGFPPESPTKYMFEFDKKGIFDALGKYEERVCFIGHTHSLRLIEIDGSAIAHNVLDKGVTQLCADKRYIINAGSVGQPRDGDKHAKYIIWDTLNDSIEVKYISYDINSVVNKIIKAGLPERNARRLL
- a CDS encoding iron-sulfur cluster assembly scaffold protein → MSTEVSDFWQNHSDKFLKMAFMNDKNEIIKTPDGYGKKEGDCGDTIELFIITRGDIIETASYHINGCINTVACTNTLIDMVEGKTLEKAWDVTPEAVAEYLETLPENHFHCAELAVGALYLALANAEALRRDPWKKAYNSHY